A stretch of the Marivirga tractuosa DSM 4126 genome encodes the following:
- a CDS encoding shikimate dehydrogenase family protein: MNTFGLIGYPLEHSFSGKYFTDKFEKEQIQDCEYRLFPLEDIKAFDSLKEQNLAGLNVTIPYKEQIIPYLDELDEHAKAIGAVNVIQFTNGKTKGYNSDYYGFKDSLIDFIPEGLGSKALILGTGGASKAIKQVLKDLSIPFKVVSRKEGFDFTYEELNSKAEILQEYHLLINTTPLGTFPKVEEKPHIPYHALTQNHYLYDLVYNPAKTAFMKEGGSQGAKVINGLEMLIGQAEKSWEIWNRS, from the coding sequence ATGAACACCTTTGGTTTAATCGGTTATCCGCTTGAACATTCCTTTTCGGGCAAATACTTTACTGATAAATTTGAAAAGGAGCAGATTCAAGATTGTGAGTATAGATTATTTCCACTTGAAGATATTAAAGCTTTTGACAGCTTAAAAGAACAAAATCTTGCTGGCTTAAATGTTACGATCCCTTACAAAGAACAAATAATTCCATATTTAGATGAATTGGATGAACATGCTAAAGCAATTGGCGCAGTGAATGTCATTCAATTTACAAATGGAAAAACCAAAGGTTATAATTCAGATTATTATGGCTTTAAAGATTCACTTATAGATTTTATCCCTGAAGGATTGGGGTCCAAAGCACTAATTTTAGGAACTGGTGGAGCATCCAAAGCCATCAAACAAGTACTGAAAGACCTATCTATTCCTTTTAAGGTCGTTTCTAGAAAAGAGGGATTTGATTTTACTTATGAAGAGTTAAACTCAAAAGCTGAAATTCTTCAAGAATACCATTTACTTATCAATACAACTCCACTGGGGACTTTTCCTAAAGTTGAAGAAAAGCCACATATCCCATATCACGCATTAACTCAAAATCATTATTTGTATGATTTAGTTTACAATCCAGCGAAAACCGCCTTTATGAAAGAAGGGGGAAGCCAGGGAGCAAAAGTTATCAATGGATTGGAAATGTTGATTGGCCAGGCCGAAAAGTCTTGGGAAATATGGAATCGAAGCTAA
- a CDS encoding endonuclease domain-containing protein, whose protein sequence is MKNYQLYNKPELKENRKNLRNNATPAEAFLWNYLKCKQLKGRKFRRQFSVGNYILDFYCPAEKLCIELDGADHFTLAGYQYDEVRTKYLKQLGITVIRFENQTVFDATENVLEEIMSCFKEEEK, encoded by the coding sequence ATGAAAAACTACCAACTTTATAATAAACCTGAATTAAAAGAAAACAGAAAGAACCTTAGAAACAATGCAACACCAGCGGAAGCTTTTTTATGGAATTACTTAAAATGTAAACAATTAAAAGGCAGAAAATTCAGAAGACAATTTAGTGTGGGAAACTATATTTTAGATTTTTATTGCCCTGCCGAAAAACTTTGTATTGAATTGGATGGTGCCGACCATTTTACTTTAGCTGGTTACCAATATGACGAGGTAAGGACAAAGTATTTAAAACAACTGGGAATCACAGTAATTAGGTTTGAAAATCAAACAGTTTTTGATGCAACTGAGAATGTTTTGGAAGAAATTATGAGTTGTTTTAAGGAAGAAGAAAAGTAA
- a CDS encoding FtsK/SpoIIIE family DNA translocase produces MAKNTYKSNTFKKGDKEKKSSKLNIQWNFLKDRRLHLAFGFFLLTASIFLFTAFVSYLFTGKSDMSVLQSVSETGVKASGAEMDNWLGLLGAQSAYYFIFKWFGLAAFLIPPFLFLAGYRITFNKVIFSIKSAFTFMAFFLFWFSLLLGFMVFESGKITAFSFLCGGIGYELAVLFNSLFGWGTYLILILSLLIFIVFYFDVTSLLFFNSKSANDNQAADEEEKVSFAEEKTHADQEETSMTSEEVHDEFTEEEESLDDASTWTVSEQKPKKAPPQEELTMEVENTLENKVVQEEPPKEEEKPEMEVEESNFDEKLGKKVENYDPTLDLSSYKYPTLDLLADHDSGKVKVTQEELEANKDKILETLTNFKIKIQSIKATIGPTVTLYEIVPEAGVKISKIKNLEDDIALSLAALGIRIIAPIPGKGTIGIEVPNKNREMVSMKSVLATDKFLKSDKELPIIMGKTISNDVFIADLAKMPHLLMAGATGQGKSVGLNVMLASLIYKKHPSQLKFVLVDPKKVELTVFNKLERHFLATLPGTEEPIITDTKKVVNTLNSLCIEMDNRYDLLKDAGCRNLKEYNNKFISRKLNPEKGHKFLPYIVLVIDELADLMMTAGKEVETPIARLAQLARAIGIHLIIATQRPSVNVITGIIKANFPARLSFRVTSKIDSRTILDASGSEQLVGMGDMLLSQGSDLIRLQCPFIDTPEIDEVVEYIGNQRGYEQAYQLPEFAGDDDDSKVGEVDLSERDALFDEAAKLIVLHQQGSTSLIQRKLKLGYNRAGRLIDQLEAAGIVGAFEGSKAREVLIPDEYSLEQLLNNIDNNH; encoded by the coding sequence ATGGCAAAGAATACTTATAAATCTAATACTTTTAAAAAAGGGGATAAGGAAAAGAAATCCAGCAAATTGAATATCCAATGGAATTTTCTGAAGGATAGAAGGTTGCACTTGGCTTTTGGTTTCTTTTTGTTAACAGCCTCTATTTTTCTATTTACGGCTTTTGTCTCCTATTTATTTACAGGAAAATCTGATATGAGCGTTTTGCAGTCTGTTTCTGAAACAGGAGTAAAAGCTTCTGGAGCCGAAATGGATAATTGGCTTGGGCTGCTAGGCGCACAGTCTGCTTATTATTTTATTTTCAAATGGTTTGGCTTGGCTGCCTTTCTAATACCACCCTTTTTATTTTTAGCGGGATATCGCATTACCTTCAATAAAGTAATTTTCTCCATCAAAAGTGCTTTCACTTTTATGGCGTTTTTCCTTTTTTGGTTTAGTTTACTTTTGGGCTTTATGGTTTTCGAATCGGGGAAAATCACAGCTTTCTCCTTTTTGTGCGGAGGAATAGGTTATGAATTGGCGGTTCTTTTCAATAGCCTTTTTGGCTGGGGTACTTATTTGATTCTAATTCTTTCATTGTTAATATTCATTGTTTTCTATTTTGATGTAACCTCATTACTATTCTTTAATTCTAAAAGTGCTAATGACAACCAGGCAGCAGATGAGGAAGAAAAAGTAAGTTTTGCTGAAGAGAAAACACATGCTGATCAGGAGGAGACTAGTATGACTTCCGAAGAAGTACATGATGAATTTACTGAAGAAGAAGAGTCTTTAGATGATGCTAGTACTTGGACGGTATCAGAACAGAAACCAAAGAAAGCTCCACCTCAAGAAGAGTTGACCATGGAAGTGGAAAATACCTTAGAAAATAAAGTGGTTCAGGAAGAACCTCCCAAAGAAGAAGAGAAACCAGAAATGGAAGTAGAGGAGTCTAATTTTGATGAGAAATTGGGTAAGAAGGTGGAGAATTATGATCCTACTTTAGATTTGTCTTCTTATAAATATCCGACTTTAGACTTATTGGCTGATCATGATTCTGGGAAAGTAAAGGTTACACAAGAAGAACTTGAAGCCAATAAAGATAAGATTTTGGAGACTTTGACCAACTTCAAAATCAAAATTCAAAGTATTAAGGCCACTATTGGTCCAACGGTTACGCTTTATGAAATCGTGCCAGAAGCAGGAGTTAAAATCTCCAAGATCAAAAACCTGGAAGATGATATTGCATTAAGTTTGGCTGCTCTTGGAATCAGGATAATTGCACCAATCCCAGGCAAAGGAACGATTGGTATTGAAGTTCCAAATAAGAACCGTGAGATGGTGAGCATGAAATCGGTATTGGCGACTGATAAATTTCTGAAAAGCGATAAGGAATTGCCGATCATTATGGGGAAAACCATTAGTAATGATGTCTTTATTGCAGATTTAGCTAAAATGCCTCACTTGCTCATGGCAGGAGCAACGGGTCAGGGTAAATCAGTGGGTTTGAATGTGATGTTGGCATCATTGATTTATAAAAAGCATCCTTCGCAATTGAAGTTTGTTTTGGTAGATCCTAAAAAAGTGGAGTTGACGGTTTTTAATAAATTGGAAAGGCACTTTTTGGCTACTTTGCCGGGTACTGAGGAGCCAATTATCACGGATACCAAAAAAGTGGTGAATACCTTGAATTCTCTATGTATAGAGATGGACAATCGTTATGATTTATTGAAAGATGCAGGCTGCAGAAATTTGAAAGAATACAATAATAAATTTATTAGCAGAAAATTAAATCCTGAAAAAGGGCATAAATTTTTACCATACATTGTTTTGGTAATTGATGAATTAGCTGATTTGATGATGACGGCAGGAAAAGAGGTAGAAACACCCATTGCACGATTAGCCCAATTAGCTCGGGCAATCGGGATTCATTTGATTATTGCTACACAAAGACCTTCAGTAAATGTTATTACTGGTATTATTAAAGCCAATTTCCCTGCGAGATTATCATTTAGAGTAACCTCGAAGATTGATTCCAGGACGATTTTAGATGCCAGCGGTTCAGAGCAACTAGTGGGAATGGGAGATATGCTACTTTCGCAAGGATCCGATTTGATCCGTTTGCAGTGTCCATTCATTGATACGCCTGAGATTGACGAGGTAGTAGAATATATTGGCAACCAAAGAGGATATGAACAAGCCTATCAATTACCTGAATTTGCTGGAGATGATGACGATAGCAAAGTGGGAGAAGTGGATTTATCTGAAAGAGATGCTTTATTTGATGAAGCTGCCAAATTAATTGTATTACATCAACAAGGAAGTACTTCTCTCATTCAAAGGAAATTAAAATTAGGCTATAATAGAGCTGGTAGATTAATTGACCAGTTGGAGGCAGCAGGAATAGTGGGCGCATTTGAAGGAAGCAAGGCTAGGGAAGTATTAATTCCTGATGAATATAGTTTGGAACAATTATTGAACAATATCGATAACAATCATTAG
- the pyrF gene encoding orotidine-5'-phosphate decarboxylase, which translates to MNYQELSHQINSKSSYLCVGLDTDINKIPQQLLKEKDPIFEFNKQIIDATIDYAVAYKPNIAFYEALGIKGWESLQKTIEYLPKDVFTIADAKRGDIGNTSKMYAKAFFEQMNFDSITVAPYMGSDSVEPFLEFEDKWVILLALTSNEGGKDFQFEELKSGETLYQKVLDVSQKWGTKENLMYVVGATRSKEFQEIRKSVPDHFLLVPGVGAQGGDLEELSKYGLNENGGLLVNSSRGIIYGSSDTNFADVAGAKAKAIQEEMKGYLERVC; encoded by the coding sequence ATGAACTACCAAGAACTTTCCCATCAAATCAATTCCAAATCAAGCTATCTTTGTGTGGGTTTGGATACGGATATCAATAAAATTCCACAGCAGTTATTGAAAGAAAAAGACCCAATCTTTGAATTCAATAAGCAGATTATTGATGCCACTATCGATTATGCCGTGGCTTACAAGCCCAACATAGCTTTTTATGAGGCATTAGGCATAAAAGGTTGGGAGAGCTTACAGAAAACTATTGAATACCTACCGAAAGATGTTTTCACCATAGCCGATGCTAAAAGAGGAGATATAGGCAATACATCCAAAATGTATGCGAAAGCTTTTTTTGAGCAAATGAATTTTGATTCCATCACTGTGGCACCTTATATGGGAAGCGATTCAGTTGAGCCATTTCTGGAATTTGAAGATAAATGGGTGATTTTGCTAGCATTAACTTCCAATGAAGGCGGAAAGGATTTTCAGTTTGAAGAATTAAAATCTGGTGAAACACTTTATCAAAAAGTGTTGGATGTTTCTCAGAAATGGGGAACGAAAGAAAACTTGATGTATGTAGTTGGAGCTACTCGTTCGAAAGAATTTCAGGAAATTCGCAAATCAGTTCCTGATCATTTTTTACTGGTCCCTGGCGTAGGCGCACAAGGGGGTGATTTGGAAGAGCTTTCGAAATATGGCTTGAATGAAAATGGTGGCTTGTTGGTGAATTCTTCCAGAGGTATTATTTATGGTTCATCGGATACGAACTTCGCTGATGTAGCTGGAGCAAAAGCTAAAGCTATTCAAGAAGAGATGAAGGGGTATTTGGAGCGGGTTTGTTGA
- a CDS encoding LolA family protein yields MRKFTLIMMLCVYSISSFAQNDPKAKEILDKMSKKYSNIPGFTATFTQTLENKMEDITDTFKGEIVVSGDKFKADVAGQLIVNNNETVWTYLRDANEVTINNYDEEAGEMNPSKIYKAYQEGYKYLYMAGEGNAQYHVIDLVPEDKDESFYKIRLKIDKKTNLLDKWTIFDRAGNIFNYEVTNFKVVNSLTAEDFVFDPSEYPDIEVLDFR; encoded by the coding sequence ATGAGAAAATTCACACTAATCATGATGCTATGTGTTTATAGCATCTCGTCATTTGCACAAAATGATCCAAAGGCTAAAGAGATTTTGGATAAGATGAGTAAAAAATACAGTAATATCCCCGGTTTCACTGCCACTTTCACTCAAACACTTGAAAATAAAATGGAAGATATCACCGATACTTTTAAAGGTGAGATTGTAGTGAGTGGTGATAAATTCAAGGCAGATGTAGCTGGACAGTTAATCGTAAACAATAATGAAACAGTTTGGACTTACCTTAGGGATGCTAATGAAGTAACGATTAATAATTATGATGAGGAAGCTGGGGAGATGAATCCAAGCAAAATTTATAAAGCTTACCAAGAAGGCTATAAATATTTATACATGGCAGGAGAAGGCAATGCTCAATATCATGTAATTGATCTGGTTCCCGAAGATAAAGATGAATCATTTTATAAAATCAGATTGAAAATTGATAAGAAAACCAATTTGCTTGATAAATGGACAATTTTCGACAGAGCAGGGAATATCTTCAATTATGAAGTAACCAATTTTAAAGTGGTCAATTCGTTAACTGCAGAAGATTTTGTATTTGATCCATCTGAATACCCTGATATTGAAGTCTTAGATTTTAGGTAA
- the tviB gene encoding Vi polysaccharide biosynthesis UDP-N-acetylglucosamine C-6 dehydrogenase TviB, with product MTNFAFHLDYSMKKIAVIGLGYVGLPLAAEFGKYREVLGFDINKKRVQELKDGYDRTLEVDSDELKGAKHLQYTAEIEDLKEADYYIITVPTPINEYKQPDLTPLKMASATVGKTLKKGDIVIYESTVYPGCTEDDCVPILEKESGLKFNQDFFCGYSPERINPGDKEHRLPTIKKVTSGSTPEIAEEVDQLYKEIITAGTHKAATIKVAEAAKVIENSQRDLNIAFVNELALIFDKMGIDTADVLEAAGTKWNFLPFKPGLVGGHCIGVDPYYLTHKAEALGYHPQVILAGRRINDNMGAHVASSVVKLMAQKGSVIKGSKALVMGITFKENCPDIRNSKVIDVIKELQSYGIDVETYDPQADKEEVKHEYGVELIDKPSSDYNAIVLAVSHKEFKDFNLSNHLNSNGVTYDIKGFFERGKADKRL from the coding sequence ATGACTAATTTTGCATTTCATTTGGATTATAGTATGAAAAAAATCGCAGTAATTGGATTGGGCTATGTGGGATTACCTCTAGCAGCAGAATTCGGAAAATACAGAGAAGTCTTAGGTTTCGACATTAATAAAAAACGTGTTCAAGAACTTAAAGATGGTTACGATAGAACATTAGAAGTTGACAGTGATGAATTGAAAGGCGCTAAGCATCTTCAGTATACAGCTGAAATTGAAGACCTTAAGGAGGCTGACTATTATATTATAACAGTTCCTACTCCTATCAACGAATATAAGCAACCGGATTTGACTCCTTTAAAGATGGCTTCTGCCACAGTTGGTAAGACATTAAAAAAAGGAGATATTGTTATTTATGAATCTACGGTTTACCCGGGTTGTACGGAAGATGATTGTGTCCCTATTTTGGAAAAAGAAAGTGGATTAAAATTCAATCAGGACTTTTTCTGTGGTTATTCACCAGAAAGAATCAATCCGGGAGATAAAGAGCACCGATTACCGACTATTAAAAAAGTGACTTCAGGAAGCACTCCTGAAATTGCTGAAGAGGTAGATCAATTATATAAAGAAATTATTACCGCTGGCACCCATAAAGCAGCCACTATTAAAGTTGCAGAAGCAGCAAAAGTGATAGAAAACTCTCAAAGGGATTTAAACATTGCTTTCGTTAATGAATTAGCATTGATTTTCGATAAAATGGGCATAGATACTGCCGATGTATTAGAAGCAGCCGGCACAAAATGGAATTTCTTACCGTTTAAACCAGGCTTAGTGGGTGGACATTGCATAGGAGTTGATCCATATTACTTAACGCATAAAGCAGAGGCTTTAGGTTACCATCCACAAGTAATTTTAGCTGGGAGAAGAATCAATGACAACATGGGTGCTCATGTGGCCAGCTCTGTAGTAAAATTGATGGCACAAAAAGGCTCGGTCATTAAAGGCTCAAAAGCTTTAGTAATGGGTATTACTTTCAAAGAAAATTGCCCCGATATTCGGAACAGTAAAGTAATAGATGTCATAAAGGAATTACAGTCTTATGGAATTGATGTTGAAACTTACGATCCACAGGCTGATAAAGAAGAAGTGAAACATGAGTATGGGGTTGAATTAATTGACAAACCAAGTTCAGATTATAACGCCATCGTATTGGCTGTTTCGCATAAAGAATTTAAAGATTTCAACTTATCCAACCATTTAAACAGTAATGGAGTCACTTATGACATTAAAGGATTTTTTGAGAGAGGTAAAGCAGATAAAAGATTATAA
- a CDS encoding UDP-glucose dehydrogenase family protein, which produces MKIAVVGTGYVGLVSGTCFAETGNHVTCVDIDEAKVEKLQSGNITIYEPGLEVIFERNVKQKRLDFTTDLKRGIKDAEVIFLALPTPPGGDGAADLRFVLKVADDLGHILDNYAVIVDKSTVPVGTADKVHAAIAKNAKADFDVVSNPEFLREGVAVDDFMKPDRVVIGTQSPRATKIMERLYAPLVRQGNPIIFMDEKSAELTKYAANSFLATKITFMNEIANLCEKLGANVDMVRKGIGTDTRIGKRFLFAGIGYGGSCFPKDVQALAKSAKDVDYDFKILNAVMNVNTTQKTRLMDNLDVYFKNDLKGKTIAMWGLAFKPNTDDIREAPALYNIEALLNAGAKVQAYDPEAMENVKGLLGDKIEYAENPYDALKGADALMIMTEWPVFRTPDFKELKKELKEPLILDGRNLYEVEQMKELGFTYFSIGR; this is translated from the coding sequence ATGAAAATAGCAGTAGTAGGTACAGGTTATGTAGGATTGGTATCGGGCACATGTTTTGCCGAAACAGGTAACCACGTAACTTGCGTAGATATAGATGAAGCGAAAGTAGAGAAATTACAGTCGGGAAATATAACGATTTACGAGCCAGGCCTGGAGGTTATCTTCGAACGAAACGTAAAGCAAAAAAGACTGGATTTTACTACGGATCTTAAGAGAGGAATTAAAGATGCTGAAGTGATATTTCTAGCGCTTCCAACACCTCCTGGTGGAGATGGCGCAGCGGATTTACGATTTGTACTTAAAGTAGCAGATGATTTAGGTCATATTCTGGATAATTATGCAGTGATAGTAGATAAAAGCACGGTGCCGGTGGGTACAGCCGATAAAGTGCATGCTGCTATTGCCAAAAATGCTAAAGCTGACTTTGATGTAGTCTCTAATCCTGAGTTTTTGAGAGAAGGAGTAGCGGTAGATGATTTTATGAAGCCGGACAGAGTAGTGATTGGAACGCAGTCTCCAAGAGCTACCAAGATCATGGAGAGACTTTACGCACCACTGGTTCGTCAGGGCAACCCCATTATATTCATGGATGAAAAATCAGCGGAGCTAACCAAGTATGCGGCTAACTCATTTTTAGCTACTAAAATTACCTTCATGAACGAAATCGCAAATCTTTGTGAAAAATTAGGTGCCAATGTGGACATGGTTAGAAAGGGTATAGGAACCGATACCAGGATCGGTAAGAGATTTCTCTTTGCTGGCATCGGATATGGTGGAAGTTGTTTTCCAAAAGATGTACAGGCGCTGGCAAAATCAGCTAAAGATGTGGATTACGATTTCAAGATATTGAATGCGGTTATGAATGTGAATACTACCCAGAAAACCCGCTTGATGGACAACTTGGATGTTTATTTCAAAAATGATTTGAAAGGCAAGACAATTGCCATGTGGGGATTGGCATTTAAACCGAATACCGATGACATCAGGGAGGCTCCTGCTTTATACAATATAGAAGCATTATTAAATGCCGGAGCAAAAGTTCAGGCCTACGATCCCGAAGCCATGGAAAACGTAAAAGGACTGCTGGGTGATAAAATAGAGTATGCGGAAAACCCTTATGACGCTTTAAAGGGAGCAGATGCTCTAATGATTATGACCGAATGGCCGGTATTCAGGACTCCTGACTTCAAGGAATTGAAAAAGGAACTGAAAGAGCCTTTGATTCTGGACGGAAGAAATTTGTATGAAGTGGAGCAAATGAAAGAATTAGGCTTCACTTATTTCAGCATAGGAAGATAA